Proteins found in one Arachis stenosperma cultivar V10309 chromosome 8, arast.V10309.gnm1.PFL2, whole genome shotgun sequence genomic segment:
- the LOC130945913 gene encoding serine/threonine-protein phosphatase 7 long form homolog encodes MPPDRYNSIAEGFLRDTGFYYVSQIGVVQCQAALVNALIERWRPETHSFHFPVGECAVTLEDVALIYGLPTNGLPVTGPTLSSYEALEAECLDQFGVAPRQADCRGSFIKLTWFRALKDRLVLVDDIQIQRYVKCHIMLLFGTVLFGDKSGAGVHWKFLPLLRNFAGIIQYSWGSACLAHLYRALCRATRVDCKEIDGPLTLLLAWANSPVRSNQPTLSQCLPR; translated from the coding sequence ATGCCGCCGGATCGGTACAATTCAATAGCGGAGGGGTTTTTACGGGACACCGGTTTTTATTATGTTTCACAGATTGGAGTTGTCCAATGTCAGGCGGCATTGGTTAATGCTCTGATTGAGAGATGGCGCCCCGAGACTCACAGCTTCCATTTTCCGGTTGGTGAGTGTGCTGTGACACTGGAGGATGTGGCGTTAATTTATGGTCTTCCGACGAATGGTTTGCCAGTTACGGGACCGACACTGAGTAGTTATGAGGCGTTAGAGGCTGAATGCTTGGATCAGTTTGGTGTTGCACCTAGGCAGGCAGACTGTAGGGGAAGTTTCATCAAGTTGACGTGGTTTCGAGCATTGAAGGATCGGTTAGTGTTGGTTGATGATATCCAGATTCAGAGGTACGTGAAGTGCCACATAATGTTATTGTTTGGAACCGTTCTGTTTGGAGATAAGTCTGGAGCAGGGGTGCACTGGAAGTTTCTCCCATTACTCCGTAACTTTGCCGGGATAATACAGTACAGTTGGGGTTCGGCATGCCTGGCACACCTGTACAGAGCTTTGTGTAGGGCAACTCGTGTCGACTGTAAGGAGATTGATGGTCCGTTGACACTCTTGCTTGCCTGGGCAAACAGTCCGGTCCGGTCGAACCAACCAACCCTGTCCCAGTGTCTGCCCCGGTAG
- the LOC130943726 gene encoding conglutin-like has product MVKLSILVVLLGALLVVASATRWDPDRGSRGSRWDAPSRGDDQCQRQLQRANLSPCEEHIRQEQEQEQEQDEYPYSQRGSRGRRPGESDEDQEQRCCNELNRFQNNQRCMCQALQQILQNQSFRFQQDRSQLHQMERELRNLPQNCGFRSPSRCDLSSRTPY; this is encoded by the coding sequence ATGGTCAAGCTCAGCATCCTAGTAGTCCTCCTGGGCGCCCTTCTTGTCGTAGCCTCCGCGACAAGATGGGATCCCGATCGAGGGTCCAGAGGGTCGAGATGGGACGCACCGAGCAGAGGGGATGACCAGTGCCAGAGGCAGTTGCAGAGGGCAAACCTGAGTCCCTGTGAGGAACACATAAGGCAAGAGCAAGAGCAAGAGCAAGAGCAAGACGAGTACCCGTACAGTCAACGGGGATCCAGAGGACGACGACCCGGCGAATCTGACGAAGACCAAGAGCAAAGGTGCTGCAACGAGCTCAACCGGTTCCAGAATAACCAAAGGTGCATGTGCCAGGCACTTCAACAGATCCTCCAGAACCAGAGCTTTAGATTCCAGCAGGACAGGAGCCAGTTGCATCAGATGGAGAGGGAGCTCAGGAACTTGCCCCAGAACTGCGGGTTCAGGTCACCAAGCCGTTGCGACCTCAGTAGCCGCACGCCCTACTAA